A stretch of Borrelia turcica IST7 DNA encodes these proteins:
- a CDS encoding ABC transporter permease produces the protein MATFILKNIFLTLINIIISTFFCASLLNTFSNNNSNIPFIQKNVFKEYLEYIGLLKSIESYKLVYDFDPNMPLSKNYFAKHIAGNSYIVYKIKYKGLIWGTPSYSPLTKGKSTMTVIFNKIKNTLKISVPGIILAYVISISFIIAWTLFVKNKSIDNTLDYIMLFLNSLPRNLTVMLLISSLYYLNINPKNSIIGGFGWFFSFFLFNAVIFKQALHKNLSACYITTAKSKGLKRIKIILGHALTPSLIPIITNLRSTLATAFFGTSIIEKMFGIDGIGSLTINAIKNNDYIIYKDLIFVGVLIMLIANLISDILIYKINPYKGVL, from the coding sequence ATAGCTACATTTATTTTAAAAAATATATTCCTTACATTAATAAACATTATTATATCAACATTTTTTTGTGCATCATTGTTAAACACATTCTCAAATAACAATTCCAATATTCCATTTATTCAAAAAAATGTATTTAAAGAATACCTAGAATACATTGGATTACTTAAAAGTATTGAAAGTTATAAACTAGTATATGATTTTGACCCTAATATGCCTCTAAGTAAAAATTATTTTGCTAAACACATTGCAGGCAATTCATACATAGTATACAAAATAAAGTATAAGGGATTAATATGGGGAACGCCTTCCTACTCACCACTCACAAAAGGAAAGTCAACAATGACAGTAATTTTCAATAAAATAAAAAATACATTGAAAATATCAGTCCCAGGTATCATACTTGCTTACGTAATTTCAATCTCTTTTATTATCGCTTGGACTTTATTTGTAAAAAATAAAAGCATAGATAACACTCTAGATTATATAATGTTGTTTCTAAACTCACTACCAAGAAATCTTACTGTAATGTTACTAATTTCTTCTCTCTATTATCTTAACATAAATCCAAAAAATTCAATAATAGGTGGGTTTGGATGGTTTTTTTCATTTTTCCTATTTAATGCCGTCATTTTCAAACAAGCCCTACACAAAAATCTGTCCGCTTGTTACATAACAACTGCAAAATCAAAAGGACTTAAAAGAATAAAGATAATACTAGGTCATGCATTAACGCCCTCATTAATCCCAATAATTACAAATCTTAGATCTACTCTTGCAACAGCTTTCTTTGGTACATCTATAATTGAAAAAATGTTTGGAATTGATGGAATAGGCTCTTTAACAATCAATGCCATCAAAAATAATGATTATATTATTTATAAAGACTTAATATTCGTTGGTGTTTTGATTATGCTTATAGCAAACTTAATAAGTGACATATTAATATATAAAATTAACCCTTATAAAGGAGTCCTATAA
- a CDS encoding P83/100 family protein: MNRIWVIFISFFIFLNFFTLHAREIDKQRLKDFVDMDLEFVNYRGSYDSTNTYEQIVGIGEFLARNLTNNKSNYYNKYYVNRYVDEKDEKSSSDVFLIGDRSALDSILNLRRILMGYLMGVFSYSRDSAELLAKAITIYNAVYRGDLDYYSESYIQPALKDATKDNIGLSRVYSQWAGKTRIFIPLRRDILSGSIESDVDLDRIVTDKVIASLLNENESGGTDFARDITDVQDEVHDIDQEKVDAETDTLKSIEEELDETIEDLREQLEKSTNEEEKGEIQKQIEEKRSERDVLEKKGNELKDSQEKLDKSQDKLDTQRDMVKEKLQENIDEENKDKNLPKPGEISSPKVDEKEELNETIEDLREQLEKSTNEEEKGEIQKQIEEKRSERDVLEKKGNELKDSQDKLGTQRDMVKEKLQENVDEENKDKNLPKPGEISSDKVDEKKELDEQIGKAGDDVEKKLNLDNSKKDDNTDVSVSDTQTLNSKMQPGEQAAGDKASVESSKSKSVFLEVLNPSTNLGVLQFIDSDGNKLEETSQYGIRRYGVYERADDLVAIKLCSGIAKLQLLNKVENLKVESESQFELSRDSSLFVDAKMILVVVKDNNVWKLAKFSSKDLSDFILSEDEVLPFTSFTVSDEYVYLQDASKKVITLDLKTLKKVS, encoded by the coding sequence TTAACTAATAATAAATCTAATTATTACAACAAATATTATGTTAATAGGTATGTTGACGAGAAAGACGAGAAGAGCAGTTCTGATGTTTTTCTTATTGGTGATAGGTCTGCTCTTGATAGTATTTTAAACCTTAGAAGAATACTTATGGGATATTTGATGGGAGTTTTTAGTTACAGTCGAGATAGTGCAGAATTACTAGCTAAAGCTATTACGATATACAATGCTGTTTATCGAGGAGATTTGGACTATTACAGTGAGAGCTATATTCAGCCTGCGCTTAAAGATGCAACTAAAGATAATATTGGACTTTCAAGAGTTTATAGTCAGTGGGCTGGAAAGACTCGTATTTTTATTCCTCTTAGGAGAGATATTTTATCAGGAAGTATTGAATCAGATGTTGATCTTGATAGGATAGTCACAGACAAGGTAATAGCATCTCTTTTAAATGAGAATGAAAGTGGTGGGACGGATTTTGCAAGAGATATTACGGATGTTCAGGATGAAGTTCATGATATAGATCAAGAGAAGGTTGATGCTGAGACCGATACTTTAAAGAGTATTGAGGAAGAGTTGGATGAAACTATAGAGGATTTAAGGGAGCAGTTAGAGAAATCTACTAATGAGGAAGAGAAGGGGGAGATACAGAAGCAGATAGAAGAAAAGAGAAGTGAGAGAGATGTTTTGGAGAAGAAGGGAAATGAACTTAAGGATTCTCAGGAGAAATTAGATAAAAGTCAAGATAAGTTAGATACACAAAGGGATATGGTAAAGGAGAAATTACAAGAAAATATTGATGAAGAGAATAAGGATAAGAATTTACCAAAACCAGGGGAGATAAGTTCACCTAAAGTAGATGAGAAGGAAGAGTTGAATGAAACTATAGAGGATTTAAGGGAGCAGTTAGAGAAATCTACTAATGAGGAAGAGAAGGGGGAGATACAGAAGCAGATAGAAGAAAAGAGAAGTGAGAGAGATGTTTTGGAGAAGAAGGGAAATGAACTTAAGGATTCTCAAGATAAGTTAGGTACACAAAGGGATATGGTAAAGGAGAAATTACAAGAAAATGTTGATGAAGAGAATAAGGATAAGAATTTACCAAAACCAGGGGAAATAAGTTCAGATAAAGTAGATGAGAAGAAAGAGTTGGATGAACAGATTGGGAAAGCAGGGGATGATGTTGAGAAAAAACTTAATTTGGATAATAGTAAAAAAGATGATAATACTGATGTTTCAGTATCGGATACACAAACACTAAATTCTAAAATGCAGCCTGGAGAACAGGCTGCAGGAGATAAAGCATCTGTTGAGAGTAGTAAGAGTAAATCTGTTTTTTTAGAAGTTCTTAATCCAAGTACTAATTTGGGAGTGTTGCAGTTTATTGATTCCGATGGAAATAAATTGGAAGAGACTTCTCAATATGGAATTAGACGATATGGTGTTTATGAGAGGGCAGATGACTTGGTGGCCATAAAACTCTGTTCAGGGATTGCAAAGCTTCAACTACTTAATAAAGTAGAAAATTTAAAAGTTGAATCTGAATCACAGTTTGAATTAAGTAGAGATTCTTCTCTTTTTGTTGATGCAAAAATGATTTTAGTAGTCGTTAAAGATAATAATGTTTGGAAATTAGCAAAATTTTCTTCAAAAGATTTGAGTGATTTTATTCTCTCAGAGGATGAAGTTTTGCCATTTACAAGCTTTACTGTTAGTGACGAGTATGTTTATTTACAAGATGCATCTAAAAAGGTTATTACTCTAGATTTAAAAACTTTAAAAAAGGTATCTTAA
- a CDS encoding endonuclease III domain-containing protein, giving the protein MFYNFLMLDIDLIVNEALSRYPDVKPFLNFKNNYELLIMVILSARTTDNMVNKIAPNLFKRYGDFESLASANLIEVQKLIYRLGFYANKSKNIINCARMLLKNFKGIIPDNILDLISLPGVGRKTANVILGVVYNKPAIIVDTHFSRVVIRHGITLEKTPLKIELDLKNKIPSEKQYRFSMAINRHGRDICTSRSKDCKNCFLEKFAPRLI; this is encoded by the coding sequence ATGTTTTATAATTTTCTTATGCTTGATATTGATTTAATTGTAAATGAAGCTTTATCTAGATATCCGGATGTTAAGCCTTTTTTAAATTTTAAAAATAATTATGAACTTTTAATAATGGTGATTTTGAGCGCAAGAACAACTGATAATATGGTTAATAAAATTGCACCTAATCTTTTTAAAAGGTATGGGGATTTTGAAAGTTTAGCTAGTGCAAATTTAATTGAGGTGCAGAAATTGATTTATAGATTGGGGTTTTATGCAAATAAATCTAAGAATATCATAAACTGTGCACGTATGCTTTTAAAAAATTTCAAAGGTATTATTCCGGATAATATTTTAGATCTTATATCTCTTCCAGGAGTAGGTAGAAAGACAGCTAATGTTATTCTTGGCGTTGTTTATAATAAGCCTGCGATAATTGTAGATACTCATTTTAGCAGGGTTGTCATTAGACATGGAATTACCCTGGAGAAAACGCCTTTGAAAATTGAGTTAGATTTAAAGAACAAAATACCTTCTGAGAAACAATATAGGTTTTCTATGGCTATCAACAGGCACGGTAGAGACATTTGTACATCTCGTAGTAAAGATTGCAAGAATTGTTTCTTAGAAAAATTTGCACCAAGGCTTATTTAA
- a CDS encoding septum formation initiator family protein — protein sequence MFLIKKIILSIYVGLISYFIITPIFGERGIVNYKELHNNLILMKNHIETLKETQKTLKTRYINLQISKPAILREASKIGYYPKNSIIIKNPDDNENYNQGKILHLQNTSKNNNIDKNFYLISIVISLIFYFVLSYLETLKILNKGR from the coding sequence ATGTTTTTGATAAAAAAAATTATATTGTCAATTTATGTAGGTCTAATAAGTTATTTCATAATCACTCCAATATTTGGAGAGAGAGGTATTGTTAACTACAAAGAATTGCATAATAATTTAATCTTAATGAAAAATCATATCGAAACATTAAAAGAAACACAGAAAACGTTAAAAACAAGGTACATTAATCTACAAATATCTAAACCTGCAATCTTAAGAGAAGCAAGTAAAATTGGATACTATCCTAAAAATTCCATAATAATAAAAAATCCAGATGATAATGAAAACTACAACCAAGGAAAGATTCTACATTTACAAAACACATCCAAAAATAACAACATAGATAAAAATTTTTACTTAATCTCAATAGTGATATCTCTAATTTTTTATTTTGTATTAAGTTATTTGGAGACACTTAAAATTCTTAACAAAGGAAGGTAA
- a CDS encoding DUF4340 domain-containing protein codes for MENKGILLEKKEYIKIIIIVMLLTTFLLGIIFSNKNQTIRLLEEKLFELDFTQIAKIETELEGTLTKTEKGWELNYNDINIPIDERRVTSMIKALENLQKNKLVSRDSKKHKELGIKEKPDFKLFDDKNNLITEIFIGNPGEGDSRLSYIKRSDDNVYLTNNIFLSYKGNSYNTFANTKLFREKNINLERLSLKVLSKPNKDEEDAIQNNYNITRKDGLYFFNEELLKQEKPLQIIKEFTTDGFEINKTKINEYKLQYNIEVIWNNKSVNNIDVYFSKNEKDRDILLKKDKEDYYYITNKWAFFDVFNLEKNIKINDTHSSEDHAHEAHDHPHPHHHDDHDHHH; via the coding sequence ATGGAGAATAAAGGCATATTGTTAGAAAAAAAAGAATACATAAAAATAATAATAATTGTTATGTTACTTACCACATTTTTATTAGGGATAATATTTTCAAATAAAAATCAAACTATAAGGCTTTTGGAAGAAAAATTATTTGAACTTGATTTTACTCAAATTGCAAAAATTGAGACAGAGCTTGAGGGAACTCTTACAAAAACAGAAAAAGGATGGGAGCTTAATTATAATGATATAAATATTCCAATTGATGAGAGAAGAGTAACTTCTATGATTAAAGCTCTAGAAAATTTGCAAAAAAATAAACTTGTAAGCAGAGACTCCAAAAAGCACAAAGAACTAGGGATCAAAGAAAAACCAGATTTTAAACTTTTTGACGATAAAAATAATTTGATAACAGAAATATTTATTGGAAATCCAGGAGAAGGAGATTCAAGATTATCTTATATAAAAAGAAGTGACGATAATGTGTATTTAACCAATAATATTTTCTTATCATACAAAGGCAATTCTTACAATACCTTTGCAAATACTAAACTTTTCAGAGAAAAAAACATAAATCTAGAAAGATTATCGCTAAAAGTACTTAGTAAGCCAAACAAAGATGAAGAAGATGCAATACAAAATAATTACAATATAACTAGAAAAGACGGTCTTTATTTTTTCAACGAAGAGCTTTTAAAACAAGAAAAACCCTTGCAAATTATCAAAGAATTCACAACAGATGGATTTGAAATAAATAAAACTAAAATCAACGAATATAAGCTTCAATACAATATTGAAGTCATATGGAATAATAAAAGTGTAAACAACATTGATGTTTACTTTAGCAAAAATGAAAAAGATAGAGATATTCTACTTAAAAAAGATAAAGAAGACTATTACTACATCACTAACAAATGGGCTTTCTTTGATGTATTTAATTTAGAAAAAAATATAAAAATAAACGATACTCACTCTAGTGAAGATCATGCACACGAGGCACATGATCATCCTCACCCACATCATCACGATGATCATGACCATCACCATTAG
- a CDS encoding ABC transporter permease subunit, producing MEKFKKLYLILLGIFILILITLPFLINETSKFAIYRKDPNKIYTESTNKLPQLPTVNNPLGTDKMGRDIMARLILATRNSILLSFSYATISALIGIFIGIIIGSFKFKTCMLISKLIESLQTLPFSYILILIFYYFSKQKNYNILEVAITLALIHGWIPFSFATRNSTLIIKNLDYVKASQTMGSSKLRLTIYHIFPEIFSSISSIIPLQISKSLTTFEVVNYLQQEDRRFYPSLGELLSYMEMGREYFWVWGKPLFILISINIILASISLKLKKHIKYFISS from the coding sequence ATGGAAAAATTTAAAAAATTATACCTTATATTACTAGGAATCTTCATTTTAATCTTAATAACACTCCCCTTTTTAATTAACGAAACTTCAAAATTTGCAATATACAGAAAAGATCCAAATAAAATATACACTGAATCAACAAATAAACTTCCTCAACTACCTACTGTTAACAATCCTCTAGGGACGGATAAAATGGGAAGAGATATAATGGCAAGACTAATACTTGCAACTAGAAACTCTATTTTACTTTCATTTAGCTACGCAACAATTTCTGCATTAATTGGAATTTTTATAGGAATAATAATTGGAAGCTTTAAATTTAAAACTTGCATGTTAATATCTAAATTAATAGAATCACTACAAACATTACCATTTTCTTACATATTAATCTTAATTTTCTACTATTTTTCAAAACAAAAAAATTATAATATCTTAGAAGTCGCAATCACTCTAGCTCTAATACACGGATGGATTCCATTCTCATTTGCAACAAGGAATAGCACCTTAATAATAAAAAACCTTGATTATGTTAAAGCAAGTCAAACCATGGGCTCAAGTAAGCTTAGACTAACAATATACCACATATTCCCAGAAATTTTTTCATCAATATCATCAATAATTCCTCTACAAATATCAAAAAGCCTAACCACATTTGAGGTAGTAAACTATTTACAACAAGAAGATAGAAGATTTTATCCAAGCCTTGGAGAACTTTTAAGCTACATGGAAATGGGAAGAGAATATTTTTGGGTATGGGGAAAACCTCTGTTCATATTAATATCAATTAATATAATACTAGCTTCAATAAGCTTAAAACTTAAAAAACACATTAAATATTTTATTTCATCTTAA